In one window of Streptomyces sp. FXJ1.172 DNA:
- a CDS encoding biosynthetic peptidoglycan transglycosylase: MTCAFLVFFGGLLGLFGYAYATTTIPSANPSTQQQSNTYYWSDGSVMATQGSTNRQNVDLAQVPKLVQWDFLAAENATFYTDPGVDTQGMLRAVYHMATGGEVQSGSTITQQFVKNTYLSQNQSVTRKLREIMISLKIGGQMSKQQILQGYLNSCYYGRDAYGIEAAARAYYHEHASELTVSQGAFIAAAVNEPSLLMHADTDPQARAQAQARWKYVLDRMATINKISQAQEQQYLAAGFPRPRRTPPRRGCPGRPATWWTPRRSTSRPTPRSPTSSWATAATRSTPPSTRRR; this comes from the coding sequence GTGACCTGCGCCTTCCTGGTGTTCTTCGGCGGCCTGCTGGGCCTGTTCGGGTACGCCTATGCGACGACGACGATCCCGAGTGCCAATCCCAGTACCCAGCAGCAGAGCAACACCTACTACTGGTCCGACGGCTCGGTGATGGCCACGCAGGGCTCGACCAACCGGCAGAACGTGGACCTGGCCCAGGTGCCGAAGCTGGTGCAGTGGGACTTCCTCGCCGCGGAGAACGCCACCTTCTACACCGATCCCGGCGTCGACACGCAGGGCATGCTCCGCGCCGTCTACCACATGGCCACCGGCGGCGAGGTGCAGTCCGGGTCCACCATCACCCAGCAGTTCGTGAAGAACACCTACCTCTCCCAGAACCAGTCGGTCACCCGCAAGCTCAGGGAGATCATGATCTCCCTGAAGATCGGTGGCCAGATGTCCAAGCAGCAGATCCTGCAGGGCTACCTCAACAGCTGCTACTACGGCCGCGACGCCTACGGCATCGAGGCCGCGGCCCGCGCCTACTACCACGAGCACGCCTCCGAACTGACCGTCAGCCAGGGCGCGTTCATCGCCGCCGCGGTCAACGAGCCGAGCCTGCTGATGCACGCCGACACCGACCCCCAGGCCAGGGCCCAGGCCCAGGCCCGCTGGAAGTACGTCCTGGACCGCATGGCCACCATCAACAAGATCAGCCAGGCGCAGGAGCAGCAGTACCTGGCCGCCGGTTTCCCACGCCCAAGGCGTACACCCCCTCGGCGGGGATGTCCGGGCAGACCGGCTACCTGGTGGACACCGCGAAGAAGTACGTCCAGGCCCACTCCTCGCTCACCGACCAGCAGCTGGGCCACGGCGGCTACCAGATCTACACCACCTTCGACAAGAAGAAGGTGA
- a CDS encoding BlaI/MecI/CopY family transcriptional regulator, with product MAHDIGGEHADRRASGALEAEIMAVLWSAGKPLTAGAVQAALTPALAYKTVLTVLGRLHAKGMLERERVGRAHAYLPHREAAEASAEQMKTALERGHDRTAVLQRFVETLDPADEAALRALLGSGE from the coding sequence ATGGCTCACGACATCGGTGGCGAGCACGCCGACCGCCGGGCGAGCGGGGCTTTGGAGGCCGAGATCATGGCCGTGCTCTGGAGCGCCGGAAAGCCACTGACCGCCGGAGCCGTCCAGGCTGCCCTCACACCGGCGCTCGCCTACAAGACCGTGCTCACCGTGCTGGGGCGACTGCACGCCAAAGGGATGCTCGAACGCGAGCGCGTCGGCCGGGCCCACGCCTACCTCCCGCACCGGGAAGCGGCCGAGGCTTCCGCCGAGCAGATGAAGACCGCGCTGGAGCGCGGCCACGACCGCACCGCCGTGCTGCAGCGCTTCGTCGAGACCCTCGACCCCGCGGACGAGGCCGCGCTGCGCGCCCTGCTCGGCTCTGGCGAGTGA
- a CDS encoding M56 family metallopeptidase, with translation MRITVYLLLLASVALAMLGPQLGRRLAPAAAVRALTLLSLVATAALVWGLTAVTVGGLGRTDAFQDQAHSSPAALASDDPVPGALGALAAGLLAVSMVRALTVTRRRWSALRALAPLRQQPAAGDLVVIEAEGPDAYALPGRSRRVVVTSAMLRALPADEQAVLLAHERAHLLHRHHRYAAVAETTAACNPLLRPVRDLITFHIERWADEEAARATGSRLLAARSLARAALAMADATRAHEPQGALAYLRHKVTARVGALQAERPTSHWVALSPALAVTALTGLAFAEVTWDFARCLHALRLF, from the coding sequence GTGCGCATCACCGTCTACCTGCTTCTCCTGGCCTCGGTCGCCCTGGCCATGCTCGGCCCGCAGCTGGGACGCCGGCTGGCCCCCGCTGCCGCGGTGCGCGCACTGACCCTGCTGAGCCTCGTCGCGACGGCCGCCCTGGTGTGGGGTCTGACCGCCGTCACGGTGGGCGGGCTGGGACGCACCGACGCCTTCCAGGACCAGGCGCACAGCAGCCCGGCCGCCCTGGCCAGTGACGACCCGGTCCCCGGCGCCCTGGGCGCGCTGGCGGCCGGACTGCTCGCGGTGTCGATGGTCAGGGCACTCACGGTGACAAGGCGCCGGTGGTCCGCGCTACGTGCGCTCGCCCCGCTCAGACAACAGCCGGCGGCCGGTGACCTCGTCGTGATCGAGGCGGAGGGGCCGGACGCCTACGCGCTGCCGGGCCGGTCACGGCGAGTCGTCGTGACCTCCGCCATGCTGCGCGCCCTGCCCGCCGACGAACAGGCGGTGCTGCTCGCCCACGAACGGGCCCATCTGCTCCACCGGCACCACCGCTACGCGGCGGTCGCCGAGACAACGGCCGCCTGCAACCCCCTGTTGCGGCCGGTGCGCGACCTCATCACCTTCCACATCGAACGCTGGGCGGACGAGGAAGCCGCGCGGGCGACCGGCAGCCGCCTGCTCGCCGCCCGTTCCCTGGCCCGGGCCGCACTCGCGATGGCCGACGCCACTCGAGCGCATGAGCCGCAAGGCGCCCTCGCCTATCTGCGGCACAAGGTCACCGCGCGCGTCGGCGCTCTGCAGGCCGAACGTCCGACCAGTCACTGGGTGGCGCTCTCGCCCGCCCTGGCGGTCACCGCCCTGACCGGTCTGGCCTTCGCCGAGGTCACGTGGGATTTCGCCCGTTGCCTGCACGCTCTGCGGCTGTTCTGA
- a CDS encoding glycosyltransferase family 2 protein, whose translation MEHGVVTVVVITYNDAGRVSEAVASALAQGDAVGEVVVVDDASTDDTPRLLERLAAADPRVRVVRRAGNSGGCGTPRNDGVDAARFPWLVFLDSDDVLAPKAVDALLAVARRHDADVTAGLCVRRELPGGREIPWQQQLFTAESVHDGVARRPETLWDTLSVNKLYRREFLVSRRIRFPDGAAHYEDFVFTARVYAARPRLAVTPETVYVWHVRYGTGQASISLRRDRIRNWQDRVSAHQQVLEIMRDSGERDLLVAAQTKFLEFDLAVYLRELPQRAPEYQDAWWRISREHVRAFEEEAVSRATPAARWRTAVLLGRERQAADLRRLAELAADPPRLPPPYAGDARKPLWDEVRSAPDEAGEIVLDGLAEAPVAQLPFYVTADVDAGRRLLLELRLPELYGRTTQAGPQRATVEFRHRVTDTAHRCEGTWETLPGGEGRRAVVAVDAAALCEHGTITTWDAWVTLAFRDGRPVTRPLRAGSGLRRLVRLGRRGRPLLLQPYATNSGCLALRVADGVVGMRTVVAGRLARRVRR comes from the coding sequence GTGGAACATGGCGTCGTGACGGTGGTGGTCATCACCTACAACGACGCCGGACGAGTCTCGGAGGCGGTCGCCTCGGCTCTCGCACAGGGCGATGCGGTCGGCGAGGTCGTCGTGGTCGACGACGCGTCCACCGACGACACGCCCCGCCTGCTGGAACGGCTCGCAGCCGCCGACCCCCGGGTACGCGTCGTACGCCGGGCCGGCAACAGCGGCGGGTGCGGAACCCCGCGCAACGACGGTGTCGACGCGGCCCGCTTCCCGTGGCTCGTCTTCCTGGACAGCGACGACGTGCTTGCGCCGAAGGCCGTGGACGCGCTGCTCGCCGTCGCACGACGGCATGACGCCGATGTGACGGCGGGTCTGTGTGTACGGCGCGAGCTGCCCGGTGGACGTGAGATCCCCTGGCAGCAACAGCTGTTCACCGCGGAGTCGGTGCACGACGGGGTGGCCCGGCGCCCCGAGACGCTGTGGGACACGCTGTCGGTGAACAAGCTGTACCGCCGGGAGTTCCTGGTGTCCCGGCGGATCCGTTTCCCCGACGGCGCGGCGCACTACGAGGACTTCGTCTTCACCGCGCGTGTCTACGCGGCCCGTCCGCGCCTCGCCGTCACCCCCGAGACCGTGTACGTCTGGCATGTGCGCTACGGCACCGGTCAGGCCTCGATCTCGCTGCGCCGGGACCGGATCCGGAACTGGCAGGACAGGGTCAGCGCCCATCAGCAGGTGCTGGAGATCATGCGGGACAGCGGTGAACGGGATCTGCTGGTCGCCGCGCAGACCAAGTTCCTGGAGTTCGATCTCGCCGTCTACCTGCGCGAGCTGCCTCAGCGTGCGCCGGAGTACCAGGACGCCTGGTGGCGCATCTCCCGCGAGCATGTACGCGCCTTCGAGGAGGAGGCCGTGTCCCGGGCCACGCCCGCGGCCCGCTGGCGCACCGCGGTGCTGCTCGGACGCGAGCGGCAGGCCGCGGACCTGCGACGGCTGGCCGAGCTGGCGGCCGACCCGCCGCGGCTGCCGCCCCCGTACGCCGGTGACGCGCGAAAGCCGCTGTGGGACGAGGTGCGTTCCGCCCCGGACGAAGCGGGCGAGATCGTGCTCGACGGCCTCGCCGAGGCCCCGGTCGCACAGCTGCCGTTCTACGTCACCGCGGATGTGGACGCGGGCCGCCGGCTCCTGCTCGAACTGCGGTTGCCCGAACTCTACGGCAGGACCACACAGGCCGGCCCGCAGCGCGCGACCGTCGAGTTCCGGCACCGGGTGACGGACACGGCACACCGGTGCGAGGGGACGTGGGAGACCTTGCCCGGCGGCGAGGGCCGGCGTGCCGTCGTGGCCGTCGACGCGGCGGCGCTGTGTGAACACGGCACGATCACCACGTGGGACGCCTGGGTGACGCTGGCCTTCCGGGACGGCCGGCCGGTCACCCGGCCGCTGCGCGCCGGATCAGGCCTCAGACGGCTGGTGCGGCTCGGCCGGCGAGGACGGCCGCTGCTGCTGCAGCCGTATGCCACCAACAGCGGCTGTCTCGCCCTGCGCGTCGCCGACGGCGTCGTCGGAATGCGCACCGTTGTCGCCGGGCGCCTCGCCCGCCGCGTGCGGCGCTGA